From Deltaproteobacteria bacterium, the proteins below share one genomic window:
- a CDS encoding putative metal-binding motif-containing protein — protein sequence MRVAQWMRSLIIVVGLLSIAFGVTGSGCPEDDDDDESDDDSGDETCVEDADEDGFDSCVDCDDSDADVNPGATEIKDEIDNNCDDQIDEGFYDDDADDDMDDDADDDADDDDDDCTVSNFCTYLLDQCESTSYPSVEDCNDYLVADCLDGDGFLSCVCACKASDEECNDSVALESCVSNCYVENCY from the coding sequence ATGCGTGTGGCTCAGTGGATGAGAAGCCTGATCATCGTGGTTGGACTCCTGTCGATCGCCTTCGGCGTCACGGGATCGGGTTGTCCGGAAGATGACGACGACGATGAAAGCGACGACGACTCGGGAGACGAGACCTGCGTTGAAGATGCTGATGAGGATGGATTTGACAGTTGTGTCGATTGCGACGATTCCGACGCGGATGTGAATCCCGGCGCGACGGAAATCAAGGACGAAATCGACAACAACTGCGACGATCAGATCGACGAGGGTTTCTACGACGACGATGCCGACGACGACATGGACGACGACGCGGACGACGATGCTGACGACGATGACGACGATTGCACCGTATCGAACTTCTGCACGTATTTGCTGGATCAGTGCGAATCGACAAGCTACCCCTCGGTCGAGGATTGCAATGACTACCTCGTCGCCGACTGCCTTGACGGGGATGGGTTCTTGTCGTGCGTTTGCGCCTGCAAGGCGAGCGACGAGGAATGCAACGATTCGGTCGCGCTCGAATCCTGTGTATCCAACTGCTACGTCGAAAACTGCTACTGA
- a CDS encoding formylglycine-generating enzyme family protein, with protein MTMKLFRIGVALIGMILGFAGCGCGDDDDDSGGGGESDDDVSDDDSGDDDSGDDDSDDDSADDDTTDDDADDDTGDDDITTEGFALIPAGTFTMGSPEDELAHQVDETLHEVTLTNDFEMSVFETTQDEWETLMGYNRSFFGPSGAGDDCGGDCPVENHNWFEALAYANRFSIAEGLAPCYLLTIVQCADLSEVDDYEDCLNDTKMGIRSANWGLDGVSSVYECEGFRLPTEAEWEYAARAGATTSLYNGEEVTEIDCSPVDSAVNEIAWYCGNSGSSGTHPVGEKLENDWGLYDMLGNVFEWNQDFYGPNVGDVTDPEGADSGTDRSLRGCCYSCEPWTCRLARRGWSDPEFVYPSVGFRLVRTLPAI; from the coding sequence ATGACGATGAAACTTTTCCGGATCGGTGTGGCGCTCATCGGAATGATTCTGGGTTTCGCGGGCTGCGGATGCGGCGACGATGATGACGACTCGGGCGGCGGCGGTGAATCCGACGACGACGTGTCGGACGACGACTCCGGCGACGACGACTCCGGCGACGACGACTCCGACGACGACAGCGCGGACGACGACACAACGGATGACGACGCGGATGATGACACGGGCGATGACGACATCACGACGGAGGGTTTCGCCTTGATCCCCGCCGGGACGTTCACCATGGGCAGCCCCGAAGATGAACTTGCTCACCAGGTCGACGAAACCCTGCACGAGGTGACGCTCACGAACGACTTCGAGATGAGCGTTTTCGAAACGACGCAGGACGAATGGGAGACCCTGATGGGCTACAACCGGAGTTTCTTCGGTCCGTCAGGCGCCGGCGACGATTGCGGCGGCGACTGCCCGGTCGAGAACCACAACTGGTTCGAGGCTCTGGCATACGCCAACCGGTTTTCCATCGCCGAGGGTTTGGCGCCCTGCTATCTGCTGACAATCGTCCAGTGCGCCGATCTTAGCGAAGTCGACGACTACGAGGACTGTCTGAACGACACGAAGATGGGGATCCGGTCGGCGAACTGGGGACTGGACGGCGTGTCGTCAGTATATGAATGCGAGGGTTTTCGTTTGCCCACCGAGGCCGAGTGGGAGTATGCGGCGCGCGCGGGAGCCACGACCAGTCTGTATAACGGCGAAGAAGTCACCGAGATAGATTGTTCGCCCGTCGATTCCGCCGTGAACGAGATCGCGTGGTACTGCGGTAACTCCGGATCGTCCGGCACCCACCCCGTGGGCGAAAAGCTCGAGAACGATTGGGGCCTGTACGACATGCTCGGCAATGTCTTCGAATGGAACCAGGACTTTTATGGTCCGAACGTGGGCGACGTGACGGATCCGGAAGGCGCGGATTCGGGGACGGATCGGTCGCTGCGCGGCTGTTGCTACTCTTGTGAGCCATGGACATGTCGTTTGGCCCGGCGAGGGTGGTCGGACCCGGAGTTCGTATACCCCTCCGTCGGTTTCCGATTGGTCCGGACATTGCCGGCGATCTAG